A genomic stretch from Colwellia sp. Arc7-635 includes:
- a CDS encoding alpha/beta hydrolase, whose translation MLTLTLYYATNRNHIGHRWSPEYYGQDFSTDRSNNLRFGRVTVEVSAHKVKYFQSRKVDNRIGDGEALACYIEEKLRKKHTIKAFQEPDSKVNPLNDQLASTTAFQELKKQMESKRDLVVFIHGFNVDWFQAAASAMALELMLNRHSQDNDDLKDTSVFLFSWPSNGDMMRNKAYLSDRSDAEESSLAVARGFLKLRDFLMTLRPEHGDLALKECGQQLHLLCHSMGNYVLQHALTALIELNNQKHLPQLFQHIFMCAPDVDDNIFELEQPMVNLHRLAKRVTVYYNNGDLAMYISDYTKGNVDRLGHNGAARPLQLHNKVHQVNCSNIVRGVTEHNYYLWATVNEDIRHSIDDLPYSDILRNRSHQAAQVWRLT comes from the coding sequence ATGCTCACCTTAACGCTGTATTACGCCACAAATAGAAATCATATTGGTCACCGTTGGTCGCCTGAATACTACGGACAAGATTTTAGTACTGATCGCTCTAACAACTTACGTTTTGGACGAGTAACGGTGGAAGTAAGTGCTCATAAAGTTAAATATTTCCAAAGTAGAAAAGTTGATAATCGTATAGGCGATGGTGAAGCTTTAGCCTGTTATATTGAAGAAAAATTAAGAAAAAAGCATACCATTAAAGCTTTTCAAGAGCCTGATAGTAAAGTAAACCCGCTGAATGATCAGCTTGCCTCCACGACTGCATTTCAAGAATTAAAAAAGCAAATGGAGTCAAAACGAGACTTAGTTGTGTTTATTCATGGATTTAATGTTGATTGGTTTCAAGCTGCGGCTTCCGCTATGGCCTTAGAGTTAATGCTAAACCGCCATTCACAAGACAACGACGATTTAAAAGATACAAGTGTCTTTCTTTTTTCTTGGCCTTCTAATGGCGACATGATGAGAAACAAAGCTTATTTGTCTGATCGTAGTGATGCAGAAGAATCAAGTTTAGCGGTCGCAAGAGGTTTTCTTAAATTGCGCGATTTTCTTATGACACTTAGACCTGAACATGGCGATCTTGCATTAAAAGAATGTGGTCAGCAGTTACATTTACTTTGTCACTCTATGGGCAATTATGTTTTACAACACGCGTTGACGGCCTTAATTGAACTTAACAATCAAAAACATTTACCACAGCTTTTTCAACATATATTTATGTGTGCTCCTGATGTTGATGACAATATATTTGAACTTGAACAACCTATGGTTAATTTGCATCGTTTAGCAAAACGGGTCACGGTTTATTACAATAATGGTGATTTGGCGATGTATATATCAGACTACACTAAGGGCAATGTCGATAGGTTGGGACACAATGGCGCGGCAAGACCTTTGCAATTACATAATAAAGTTCATCAAGTTAATTGCTCTAATATTGTAAGAGGTGTGACAGAACACAATTATTACTTATGGGCTACGGTTAACGAAGATATAAGACACAGCATTGATGATTTACCCTACAGTGATATTCTGCGCAACAGAAGTCATCAAGCAGCACAAGTTTGGCGTTTAACTTAA
- a CDS encoding cysteine-rich CWC family protein has protein sequence MQTTLDQTLCPLCQGNNLCGVNESAPCWCVSSDIQRELLSQVPPKLSGKSCVCKKCIDRFNLENVIDKS, from the coding sequence ATGCAAACTACTCTAGATCAAACCCTTTGCCCACTATGCCAAGGCAACAACCTGTGTGGTGTCAATGAAAGCGCACCCTGCTGGTGTGTTAGTAGTGATATTCAACGTGAATTATTGAGCCAAGTCCCACCAAAGTTATCAGGGAAATCATGTGTTTGTAAAAAGTGTATTGACCGGTTTAATCTTGAAAATGTTATCGACAAGTCTTAA
- a CDS encoding LacI family DNA-binding transcriptional regulator yields the protein MATIYQVSELAKVSLATVSRVMNGNAKVSDKTREKVLAAMKELGYRPNSIAQSLASSRGNSIGLLVSELDGAFFGEMMAGVEGELRAAGKHIIVTTGHSIEEKEKEGIEFLISRNCDAIILHVEAVSDEYLVELSKGKTPIFIISRYVEQLSEHCISLDNELGGYLATKSLLTLGHTNIACIAGPQYKFDAKARFKGYQRALAEHGIPFKDELFYTADFKETGGSEGIAHLMAQTQKFTGLVCGNDEMASGAMTYAREHGLSLPSELSVIGFDDVIFARYLYPKLTTILNPVNEMGKMAAKLVLKQVYQTEEKNIQQVFKPSLIVRESATALSNT from the coding sequence ATGGCGACCATTTACCAAGTATCTGAATTAGCAAAAGTGTCACTTGCCACCGTATCACGGGTGATGAATGGTAATGCAAAAGTCAGTGATAAAACACGAGAAAAAGTGTTGGCTGCCATGAAAGAACTTGGTTATCGCCCAAATTCAATTGCCCAATCTTTAGCGTCTAGTCGAGGAAATAGTATTGGCTTATTGGTATCAGAACTCGACGGTGCTTTTTTTGGCGAAATGATGGCAGGTGTTGAAGGCGAACTTCGTGCGGCTGGCAAGCATATTATTGTCACCACAGGTCATAGTATTGAAGAAAAAGAAAAAGAAGGCATAGAGTTTCTGATCAGTCGAAATTGTGACGCTATTATTCTGCATGTGGAAGCGGTGTCAGATGAATACTTAGTCGAATTAAGTAAAGGTAAAACACCTATATTTATCATCAGTCGTTATGTTGAACAACTTTCTGAACACTGCATTAGTTTAGATAATGAATTAGGTGGCTACTTAGCAACAAAATCACTCCTGACATTAGGTCACACCAATATTGCCTGTATTGCAGGACCTCAGTATAAATTTGATGCTAAAGCTCGTTTCAAAGGCTATCAACGAGCCTTAGCCGAACATGGTATTCCTTTTAAAGATGAACTATTTTACACCGCTGACTTTAAAGAAACCGGTGGTAGTGAAGGCATTGCACACTTAATGGCGCAAACACAAAAATTTACCGGTTTAGTTTGCGGTAATGATGAAATGGCTTCTGGTGCGATGACTTATGCGCGAGAACATGGCTTGTCATTACCTAGTGAGCTGTCAGTAATTGGTTTTGATGATGTGATTTTTGCCCGTTACCTTTACCCAAAGCTCACCACAATATTAAACCCAGTGAATGAAATGGGAAAAATGGCCGCTAAATTGGTATTAAAACAGGTTTACCAAACCGAAGAGAAAAACATACAGCAGGTATTTAAACCCTCATTAATCGTACGAGAATCTGCGACAGCGTTAAGTAATACGTAA
- a CDS encoding TIGR00266 family protein, with the protein MRSDEIDYKIIGHSMQLVEVTLDPGETVVAEAGAMNYMEDGIAFETKMGDGSDINQGLMGKLFSAGKRMLTGESAFMTHFSNQQHQRRTVAFAAPYPGSIISVDLAAIGGGVTCQKDAFLCAALGTKIDITFNKRLGSGFFGGEGFILERLEGDGLAFLHAGGTVIEKELNGEILRVDTGCLVGFSDGIDYDIELTKGLKSMIFGGEGLFIATLSGHGKVWLQSLPFSRLADRIIQHAPIHGGKNQGE; encoded by the coding sequence ATGCGAAGTGATGAAATAGATTATAAAATTATTGGTCATTCAATGCAGTTAGTTGAAGTGACGTTAGATCCAGGAGAAACCGTTGTTGCTGAAGCCGGAGCAATGAATTACATGGAAGATGGTATCGCTTTTGAAACTAAAATGGGTGATGGATCAGATATTAACCAAGGGCTAATGGGCAAACTTTTCTCTGCCGGTAAGCGCATGTTAACCGGTGAGTCAGCCTTTATGACTCACTTCTCTAATCAGCAACACCAACGCCGTACGGTTGCTTTTGCTGCTCCTTATCCCGGTTCTATCATTAGTGTTGATCTCGCCGCCATTGGTGGCGGCGTAACTTGCCAAAAAGATGCCTTTCTATGTGCTGCACTAGGTACAAAAATAGATATTACTTTTAATAAGCGTTTAGGTAGTGGCTTTTTTGGTGGCGAAGGTTTCATTTTAGAGCGTTTAGAGGGCGACGGTTTAGCATTTTTGCATGCCGGTGGTACTGTTATTGAAAAAGAATTAAATGGTGAAATTCTACGCGTTGATACCGGCTGTTTGGTTGGCTTTAGTGATGGCATCGACTACGATATTGAACTAACTAAAGGCTTAAAAAGTATGATCTTTGGTGGTGAAGGCTTATTTATCGCCACCTTGTCTGGTCACGGTAAAGTGTGGTTGCAGAGTTTACCTTTCTCCCGATTAGCTGATCGTATTATTCAGCATGCGCCGATACATGGTGGTAAAAACCAAGGCGAATAA
- a CDS encoding sugar MFS transporter produces the protein MAALSAQTESALNANHGQNHNYRFALGSLTTLFFLWGFITCLNDILIPHLKAVFDLSYGQAMLIQFCFFGAYFLVSIPASKIVAKHGFQKGIVIGLLVAAVGCAMFYPAASSHSYPVFLGALFTLASGITILQVSANPYVSTLGHVSTASSRLTMTQGFNALGTTVAPFFGAYLILDQAASAMSANESAQAVQLPYLLLASSLLVLAALFAWLKLPVVEQSASHEQMDDSKGSAWQYRHLTLGAMAIFLYVGAEVAIGSFLISFLSQENIAGITESEAAKYVAYYWGGAMVGRFVGALVMQKIAAGKVLAFNAVSAVLLLIVVLCSYGNIAMVAILLIGLCNSIMFPTIFSLALTGLKQHTSQGSGILCLAIVGGAIVPLLQGVFADIVGVQTAFILPMFCYLYIVYYGVKGHKVDLEK, from the coding sequence ATGGCAGCTTTATCCGCGCAGACAGAATCAGCACTTAATGCTAATCATGGGCAAAATCATAATTATCGATTTGCCTTAGGTTCGTTAACCACACTTTTCTTTCTTTGGGGGTTTATTACTTGTCTTAATGACATTTTAATTCCGCATTTGAAAGCGGTATTTGATTTGTCATACGGGCAAGCCATGCTGATCCAATTTTGCTTTTTTGGCGCTTACTTTTTAGTGTCTATTCCAGCCAGTAAAATTGTTGCTAAACATGGTTTTCAAAAAGGTATAGTGATTGGATTACTGGTCGCAGCCGTAGGTTGCGCTATGTTTTACCCTGCGGCCTCTTCACATAGCTACCCGGTGTTTTTGGGGGCATTATTTACCTTAGCTAGCGGTATCACAATCTTACAAGTTTCTGCTAATCCTTACGTGAGCACGTTGGGGCATGTATCTACCGCCTCATCGCGATTAACAATGACTCAGGGCTTTAATGCTTTAGGCACTACCGTGGCACCTTTTTTTGGTGCTTATTTGATTCTAGATCAAGCGGCCAGTGCAATGTCAGCCAATGAATCTGCACAAGCTGTTCAGTTACCTTATTTACTCTTAGCCTCCTCTTTATTAGTGCTAGCGGCGCTTTTTGCTTGGCTAAAATTGCCGGTGGTGGAGCAATCTGCTTCTCATGAGCAAATGGATGATAGCAAAGGCAGCGCTTGGCAATATCGCCATTTAACGTTAGGTGCAATGGCGATATTTCTTTATGTAGGGGCGGAAGTAGCAATCGGCAGCTTCTTAATTAGCTTTTTATCACAAGAGAATATTGCCGGTATAACTGAATCTGAAGCAGCCAAATATGTTGCTTATTATTGGGGCGGCGCAATGGTTGGACGTTTTGTTGGCGCGCTTGTTATGCAAAAAATAGCCGCAGGTAAAGTGTTAGCATTTAATGCTGTTAGCGCTGTTTTACTGCTTATCGTTGTCTTGTGTAGTTATGGAAATATTGCCATGGTCGCTATTTTGCTAATTGGGCTGTGTAATTCGATTATGTTTCCAACCATCTTTAGTTTGGCATTAACGGGCTTAAAACAACACACCAGCCAGGGCTCAGGTATTTTGTGCTTAGCTATTGTCGGTGGGGCAATTGTACCATTACTTCAAGGTGTTTTTGCGGACATAGTGGGTGTGCAGACGGCATTTATTTTACCGATGTTTTGCTACCTTTATATTGTTTATTATGGTGTTAAAGGCCATAAAGTTGACTTGGAAAAATGA
- a CDS encoding TIGR02922 family protein produces the protein MKEVTIIFYGKHSLELKYTVECFPQLKNGRVIIPERYKQDKSIIAVCEGHVNILNSFGERIEFFPKVNHAT, from the coding sequence GTGAAAGAAGTAACAATTATTTTTTATGGCAAGCACTCACTCGAGTTGAAGTATACCGTTGAGTGTTTTCCGCAGTTAAAAAATGGCCGAGTCATTATTCCTGAAAGATATAAGCAGGATAAATCGATTATCGCAGTGTGCGAAGGCCATGTTAATATCTTGAATAGTTTTGGTGAACGAATAGAGTTTTTTCCGAAAGTAAATCACGCGACATAA
- a CDS encoding GH1 family beta-glucosidase — protein sequence MMKLSLPENSPMRSKDFIYGVATASFQIEGGAADRLPCIWDTFCATPGKIADNSNGDVACDHYNLWQEDIELISSLGVDAYRLSLSWPRIIKQDGSINQTGIDYYVAILDRLKSKGIAAYVTLYHWDLPQHLEDNGGWLNRETAYKFQDYVKKTVLAFGDRVHSYATLNEPFCSAYLGYEIGVHAPGHSNVNYGKKAAHHLLLAHGLAMRTLQEFSPKTQNGIVLNFTPAYPETNTIKDKIAAEYADDYFNQWYIKPVLDGAYPDINQQLPKEQQPDIQPGDMDIIAQPLDFLGINFYTRAVYRYDIHNKYEEVQLPDVARTDIGWEIYPKAFSELLISLDTRYTLPDIFITENGAAMNDKCINGEVNDIDRIDYYNQHLTAVAEAISQGVNIKGYFAWSLMDNFEWAEGYNKRFGIVHVDYETQCRTIKASGLAYRNLIASRTT from the coding sequence ATGATGAAATTATCTCTGCCAGAAAATTCTCCAATGCGCTCAAAAGATTTTATTTACGGTGTTGCTACAGCCTCATTCCAAATAGAAGGCGGTGCCGCTGACCGCTTGCCTTGCATTTGGGATACATTTTGCGCTACACCTGGAAAGATAGCCGATAACTCGAATGGCGATGTTGCCTGTGATCATTACAACCTTTGGCAAGAAGATATTGAACTTATCTCCTCGCTAGGCGTTGACGCTTATCGCTTATCTTTATCGTGGCCTAGAATTATTAAACAAGATGGCAGTATCAATCAAACCGGTATTGACTACTATGTCGCCATTTTAGATCGCTTAAAAAGTAAAGGTATTGCGGCTTATGTCACACTTTATCATTGGGATTTACCACAACATCTGGAAGATAATGGCGGCTGGCTTAATCGAGAAACAGCTTATAAATTCCAAGATTATGTCAAAAAAACGGTCTTAGCTTTTGGTGACAGAGTACATTCTTATGCCACCTTAAATGAGCCTTTTTGTAGTGCTTATCTTGGCTATGAAATTGGTGTTCATGCCCCAGGGCACAGCAATGTTAATTATGGTAAAAAAGCGGCCCACCATTTGTTACTCGCACATGGCTTAGCAATGAGAACATTGCAAGAATTTAGCCCAAAAACACAAAATGGTATTGTCTTAAATTTCACGCCGGCTTACCCAGAAACAAACACTATTAAAGATAAAATTGCCGCTGAATATGCTGATGATTACTTTAATCAATGGTATATCAAACCGGTTCTAGATGGCGCTTATCCTGACATTAACCAACAATTACCCAAAGAACAGCAACCTGACATTCAACCTGGTGATATGGACATTATTGCCCAACCGTTAGATTTTCTCGGTATCAATTTTTACACTCGAGCCGTTTATCGATACGACATACATAATAAGTACGAAGAAGTTCAGTTGCCTGACGTAGCTCGAACCGATATCGGTTGGGAAATATACCCAAAAGCCTTTTCTGAATTATTAATATCGTTGGATACACGATATACCTTGCCAGACATTTTCATTACCGAAAATGGCGCCGCAATGAACGATAAATGCATTAACGGTGAAGTAAACGACATAGACCGGATAGATTATTACAATCAACACTTAACTGCGGTTGCAGAAGCTATATCTCAAGGCGTTAATATCAAAGGCTATTTTGCCTGGAGTTTAATGGATAATTTTGAGTGGGCCGAAGGCTACAACAAACGCTTTGGTATTGTACACGTTGACTATGAAACGCAATGTCGAACGATTAAAGCCAGTGGTTTAGCGTACCGTAATTTGATAGCCTCAAGAACAACTTAA